The Spirosoma foliorum genome has a window encoding:
- a CDS encoding carboxymuconolactone decarboxylase family protein, with protein sequence MKISLLVYTLTFFSITSTVLGQVSPKGTTPKSTDMNRIERTEKKYQELFHQQIMASKTDPELLTILQRFIFGEVFYIGNLSDKTRELITITALATNQTIPQLTPHTNAALNVGITPIEIREVIYQLAPFIGYPKVLNAMEAINKVFESRGISLPLANQGTVQEGQRFDKGKEKQDPLYGDGMKQNMKTLPGEFADAVPRILTESCFGDFYTRGGLDLKTRELMILCALATLGGTERQMVSHASGNLKAGNDKETMLSAMVQLYPYIGFPRISNAISVIREAKLE encoded by the coding sequence ATGAAAATCAGCCTTTTAGTCTATACTCTTACATTCTTTTCGATAACCTCCACAGTACTCGGGCAAGTATCGCCCAAAGGAACCACCCCCAAATCAACGGATATGAACCGCATCGAACGTACCGAGAAAAAATACCAGGAATTATTCCATCAGCAGATCATGGCCAGCAAAACCGATCCTGAACTGCTGACCATTCTGCAGCGATTCATCTTCGGCGAGGTATTTTATATTGGTAATCTGAGCGATAAAACACGGGAGCTGATCACGATTACTGCTCTGGCTACCAATCAGACGATCCCGCAATTAACTCCACATACTAATGCTGCCCTGAATGTCGGAATAACGCCCATCGAAATTCGGGAAGTGATTTATCAACTTGCCCCATTTATTGGCTATCCAAAGGTGTTGAATGCGATGGAAGCCATTAACAAAGTCTTTGAAAGTCGGGGCATCAGCTTGCCGCTGGCCAATCAGGGAACAGTTCAGGAAGGCCAGCGTTTCGATAAAGGAAAAGAAAAGCAAGATCCTCTTTACGGTGACGGCATGAAACAAAACATGAAAACATTGCCGGGTGAATTCGCCGATGCAGTGCCCAGAATCCTGACAGAGTCCTGTTTTGGTGATTTCTATACGCGGGGCGGACTGGATCTGAAGACAAGAGAACTCATGATCCTCTGTGCTCTGGCTACCTTAGGTGGTACCGAACGGCAAATGGTATCCCATGCATCGGGTAATCTGAAAGCGGGCAACGACAAAGAAACGATGCTGTCGGCAATGGTGCAGCTCTATCCTTACATTGGCTTCCCGCGCATTTCAAACGCCATCAGCGTGATCAGGGAGGCTAAGCTGGAATAG
- a CDS encoding iron-containing alcohol dehydrogenase yields MYTKLNFSLFVPTRIVFGVGEFNNLHSQPMPGKKALLLISKGKSTRQYGYLARTEAQLKQAGVDTVLFDQIEANPFKSTVMAASVLARQHQCDFIVALGGGSVIDASKAIAVMATNPGDFWDYILVGTGKGKPVEHKPLPIVAIPTTAGTGSEVDPWGAIINEETAEKVGFGIDDTYPVLAVIDPELTLSVPPAFTAYQGFDAMFHSIERYVSKTANALSDLITLKAVEIIAGHITQAVNQGDNLNARAQIGLGNLMSGLIMKLSSGISHHSLENAMTAFYPDLPHGAGLLILCEAYFTDMINKHVCDERFVQLARVMGMPKATQPMDFITALTQLMADCGVADLSMADYGISPDEFARFTLNARATMGGLFLADRTPLSDNDCVAIYTAAYHKLTHAN; encoded by the coding sequence ATGTACACCAAACTAAATTTCAGCCTGTTCGTCCCTACCCGGATTGTCTTTGGTGTAGGCGAATTTAACAATTTACATAGCCAGCCGATGCCGGGCAAGAAAGCGTTACTGCTCATTTCTAAGGGCAAATCGACCCGACAATATGGCTATCTGGCGCGTACCGAAGCGCAGTTGAAACAGGCAGGGGTTGACACGGTGCTATTTGATCAGATCGAGGCTAATCCGTTCAAATCGACGGTCATGGCTGCCAGTGTCCTCGCTCGTCAGCACCAGTGTGATTTCATTGTGGCGCTGGGTGGAGGGAGCGTTATCGATGCATCGAAAGCCATTGCGGTGATGGCGACTAATCCGGGCGATTTCTGGGATTATATTCTCGTAGGTACTGGCAAAGGAAAACCAGTTGAACACAAGCCCTTACCGATTGTCGCCATTCCAACCACCGCCGGAACTGGCTCTGAAGTCGACCCGTGGGGCGCAATCATCAATGAGGAAACGGCTGAAAAAGTAGGCTTCGGCATCGACGATACGTACCCCGTACTCGCGGTAATCGACCCAGAACTTACTCTGAGCGTTCCACCTGCTTTTACGGCCTACCAGGGTTTCGACGCGATGTTCCACAGCATCGAACGCTACGTATCCAAAACAGCGAATGCGCTGAGCGATTTGATCACATTAAAAGCCGTTGAAATCATTGCGGGCCACATCACCCAGGCTGTTAATCAGGGCGATAACCTCAATGCTCGAGCGCAAATTGGGCTGGGTAATTTGATGTCGGGGCTCATCATGAAACTCAGCAGCGGCATTTCGCACCACTCGCTCGAAAATGCGATGACGGCCTTTTATCCCGATTTACCGCACGGCGCAGGCCTGCTTATTCTCTGCGAAGCCTACTTCACCGACATGATCAACAAGCACGTTTGCGATGAACGGTTTGTGCAACTTGCCCGAGTTATGGGTATGCCTAAAGCGACCCAGCCAATGGATTTTATAACGGCCCTAACCCAGCTGATGGCCGACTGTGGAGTAGCCGATCTGAGCATGGCAGACTACGGCATTTCGCCCGATGAGTTTGCCAGGTTTACCCTGAATGCAAGGGCCACGATGGGCGGCTTGTTTCTGGCCGACCGTACTCCCCTTAGTGACAACGATTGTGTAGCCATCTATACAGCCGCCTACCATAAACTAACTCACGCAAACTAA
- a CDS encoding helix-turn-helix domain-containing protein, translating to MDKIKKVESVAQFNAQRGQQTLHPLVTVLDQSKSSPIHPFRHLSELYIIFLKDAHCSPLTYGRNQYDYQNETLLFIAPGQVFGFEEGEETLQPNGWALAFHPDLIRGTGLGRHIKDYTFFGYDISEALHISERERQVVLECFQKIQYELDHPIDKHSRTLIVSTIELFLNYCVRFYDRQFITREHLHKDILVRFEDLLDSYFDSDKPQNLGLPSVGYCADQLNLSANYFGELVKKETGKSAQDYIQTKVIEVAKEKVFDVSKSLSEIAYEMGFKYPQHFTRLFKQHVGQSPNEYRLLN from the coding sequence ATGGATAAAATCAAAAAAGTAGAGAGCGTTGCCCAGTTCAACGCACAGCGTGGACAGCAAACCCTGCATCCGCTCGTGACGGTGCTGGATCAGTCGAAATCGTCACCGATTCATCCCTTTCGGCACCTGTCGGAGCTATACATTATCTTTTTGAAAGATGCCCATTGTTCGCCCCTGACTTATGGACGCAATCAGTATGACTATCAGAATGAGACTCTGCTCTTCATTGCGCCCGGCCAGGTCTTTGGCTTTGAGGAAGGTGAAGAAACGCTGCAGCCCAATGGCTGGGCGCTGGCTTTTCATCCCGATCTGATCCGGGGCACGGGGCTGGGCAGGCACATCAAGGACTATACTTTTTTTGGCTACGACATCAGCGAAGCGCTACATATTTCAGAGCGCGAGCGGCAGGTTGTACTCGAATGCTTTCAGAAAATCCAGTACGAACTGGATCACCCTATTGATAAACACAGCCGGACGTTGATCGTCAGTACAATTGAGCTGTTTTTGAACTACTGCGTCCGGTTTTATGATCGGCAATTTATTACTCGGGAGCATTTGCATAAAGATATTCTGGTCCGATTTGAGGACCTACTGGATAGCTACTTTGACTCCGATAAACCACAAAACTTAGGGCTGCCGTCGGTGGGCTATTGCGCCGATCAACTGAATTTGTCAGCTAATTATTTCGGCGAGTTGGTCAAGAAAGAAACCGGCAAATCGGCCCAGGACTACATCCAGACCAAAGTCATTGAGGTTGCCAAAGAAAAGGTCTTCGATGTCAGCAAGTCGCTCAGCGAGATTGCCTATGAAATGGGCTTCAAATACCCACAGCACTTTACGCGACTCTTCAAGCAGCATGTGGGTCAATCGCCTAATGAATACCGACTGTTGAACTAA
- a CDS encoding MBL fold metallo-hydrolase encodes MIRVNKLGFLVVAGIFWTLSAQAQTAADSTKKTVKKYQARAPKTQPFGGSAFAASKQTTIRWLGFAGFFVNSRGTTFMVDPLLEGFDMPVLIDFPIAPKDVPRLDAVLVTHADNDHFSVPTNQDLKGVTRVYHSTVYVDSLMKNLGLPSVGHDIGDSFKFGPIRVKLTRADHAYQNAYPGMSKRRFRNEDACGFWIETPDGNIWATGDSRLTPSHLTMPTPDAIFFDFSDSEWHFTFDGAVKIANAYPNTPLLLCHWGSVDAPDFNPFNGDPEKLAKAIVNPGRIKVLAPGEPFTLSKLKKSTTK; translated from the coding sequence ATGATACGGGTAAACAAATTGGGATTTCTTGTCGTAGCTGGCATTTTCTGGACGCTCAGTGCACAAGCGCAAACAGCGGCCGACAGTACCAAAAAGACCGTTAAGAAATACCAGGCTAGAGCACCCAAAACCCAGCCTTTTGGGGGCAGTGCGTTTGCAGCCTCCAAACAAACTACGATCCGTTGGCTGGGATTCGCAGGCTTTTTTGTCAACTCCCGTGGAACCACGTTTATGGTAGACCCGCTGTTAGAAGGCTTTGATATGCCTGTGCTGATTGACTTTCCCATTGCCCCAAAAGACGTCCCCCGGCTGGATGCTGTCTTAGTTACACATGCGGATAACGATCACTTCAGCGTGCCGACCAATCAGGATCTGAAAGGGGTGACTCGTGTCTATCACTCAACCGTTTATGTCGATTCCCTGATGAAAAACTTAGGCCTACCATCTGTCGGTCATGATATTGGGGATTCGTTCAAGTTTGGTCCTATCCGGGTGAAGCTAACACGTGCGGATCACGCATACCAAAATGCGTATCCGGGGATGAGTAAGCGACGATTCAGAAATGAAGACGCCTGTGGCTTCTGGATCGAAACTCCCGATGGCAATATCTGGGCAACCGGGGATTCCCGCCTGACACCGAGCCACCTGACGATGCCCACTCCCGATGCTATTTTCTTTGATTTCTCCGATAGTGAGTGGCATTTCACCTTCGACGGTGCGGTGAAAATTGCCAATGCATACCCCAACACCCCGCTATTGCTTTGCCATTGGGGCTCAGTCGATGCACCTGATTTCAACCCGTTCAACGGCGACCCCGAAAAACTGGCGAAAGCAATTGTCAATCCGGGACGGATCAAAGTCCTGGCACCAGGCGAACCATTTACGCTCAGTAAGCTAAAAAAATCGACAACGAAGTAA
- a CDS encoding response regulator transcription factor, whose translation MQILLVDEDVKLAMSLKRSLREYGFKVSVALDGASARKLIGFGGINLIITEINLPDMSGYELCRDIRSQNIQIPIIILTTQGAIESKLIGFETGADDYVVKPVEFSELLVRIKANIKRSYQSYDVELAESTQLTMADLTLDLRTKTVNRAGNKQINVTPREFALLEYFLRNKGTVLSREEITQNVWEMPTNVGNNLLNVYMNSLRKKIDKDFAIKLIHTRKGIGFVMKEYDNA comes from the coding sequence ATGCAAATCTTACTGGTTGACGAAGATGTTAAACTGGCAATGTCTCTGAAGCGTAGCCTAAGGGAGTATGGCTTTAAGGTGTCTGTAGCGCTCGATGGGGCAAGTGCCCGAAAGCTAATTGGGTTTGGGGGGATTAATTTGATTATAACCGAAATTAATCTGCCCGATATGAGTGGGTACGAACTCTGCCGTGACATCCGGTCTCAGAATATCCAAATCCCTATTATTATCCTGACGACCCAGGGAGCTATTGAGAGTAAACTGATCGGGTTTGAGACTGGCGCCGACGACTATGTGGTTAAACCTGTCGAGTTTAGTGAACTACTCGTTCGAATTAAGGCGAATATTAAACGTAGTTACCAATCCTACGATGTTGAACTAGCCGAGTCAACTCAGTTAACGATGGCCGACTTAACGCTCGATCTTCGAACAAAGACGGTTAATCGGGCCGGAAATAAGCAGATCAATGTGACACCCCGCGAATTTGCGTTGCTGGAATACTTCTTACGAAATAAAGGAACGGTACTCAGTCGCGAAGAGATTACGCAGAATGTTTGGGAAATGCCAACGAACGTTGGCAACAATTTACTCAACGTATATATGAATTCGTTGCGTAAAAAAATTGACAAGGATTTTGCGATAAAACTGATTCACACCCGGAAAGGAATCGGTTTTGTCATGAAGGAATATGACAATGCCTAA